The following proteins are encoded in a genomic region of Terriglobales bacterium:
- a CDS encoding co-chaperone GroES — MATKFTPLHDRILVRRVEEAETSRGGIIIPDTAKEKNQEGEVISVGTGRINDKGDVRPLAVKEGDRVLFGKYAGNDIKIEGDDFVILREDEVLGVFSGARKGEKEHAAAGRGR, encoded by the coding sequence ATGGCAACGAAGTTCACCCCGCTGCATGACCGCATCCTGGTACGTCGCGTCGAGGAAGCTGAGACCTCCCGTGGTGGCATCATCATTCCAGACACCGCAAAAGAGAAGAACCAAGAAGGTGAAGTGATCTCCGTCGGAACCGGACGGATCAACGACAAGGGCGACGTTCGTCCCCTGGCAGTAAAAGAGGGGGATCGCGTCCTGTTTGGCAAGTACGCCGGCAACGACATCAAGATTGAGGGCGACGATTTCGTCATCCTGCGTGAAGACGAAGTGCTCGGCGTTTTCTCCGGTGCTCGCAAGGGCGAGAAAGAGCACGCCGCGGCTGGCCGGGGACGC
- a CDS encoding M48 family metallopeptidase yields the protein MVKCQERSLAIKEHGGRQSVETQGGKVMRSSSFRCAPAVFPRNLLSSIKLAGRGSRRWGGVWLLALLMSAALGGRARAQMAPDANAGSGGGPAESAVATPAVVTPTVQPRTGKYDVTRIGERGIGNGLNLYSLEKERGLGRRLAEEVEGQSRLISDPVITEYVNRVGQSIVRNSDAHVPFTIKVIDDDEVNAFALPGGYFYVDSGLILAAETESELAGVMAHEIAHVAARHATKNATRAQLFNLASIPLIFVGGPIGYAVRQVAGLAVPMSFLKFNRDAEREADLLGLEYEYAAGYDPQSFVQFFEKLDAHEKEKRSFIAKAFSTHPMNNDRIKRAQKEIEALLPARGQYVVDTSEFQEMKERLAKLENMRRPEEGGVPQLRRRGPESNKKDGGGPVLRKPPKQ from the coding sequence GTGGTAAAGTGCCAAGAACGCTCTTTGGCAATAAAAGAGCACGGCGGGCGGCAGTCCGTCGAAACCCAGGGTGGTAAGGTCATGCGCTCCTCTTCCTTCCGTTGTGCGCCGGCGGTATTCCCGAGAAATCTTCTGAGCAGCATAAAGCTTGCGGGCCGCGGTTCGCGGCGATGGGGCGGCGTGTGGCTGCTCGCGCTCCTCATGAGTGCGGCTCTCGGCGGGCGTGCGCGGGCGCAAATGGCTCCGGATGCGAATGCCGGGTCGGGTGGAGGACCTGCGGAATCGGCGGTAGCGACGCCGGCAGTGGTGACCCCCACGGTGCAGCCGCGAACAGGGAAGTACGATGTGACGCGCATCGGCGAGCGCGGCATCGGCAATGGGCTGAACTTATATTCGCTGGAAAAAGAGCGCGGGCTGGGGCGGCGGCTGGCGGAAGAAGTGGAGGGCCAATCGCGGCTGATCAGCGATCCGGTGATTACCGAGTATGTGAATCGCGTGGGGCAGAGCATTGTGCGCAACTCGGACGCGCATGTGCCGTTCACCATCAAGGTGATTGACGACGATGAGGTGAACGCCTTCGCGCTCCCCGGTGGATATTTTTATGTAGACAGCGGTCTGATCCTGGCAGCAGAGACGGAATCGGAGTTGGCGGGCGTGATGGCGCATGAGATCGCGCACGTGGCGGCGCGGCACGCGACCAAGAATGCGACGCGGGCGCAGCTGTTTAATCTGGCGTCCATTCCGTTGATTTTTGTGGGCGGACCAATTGGCTACGCGGTGCGGCAGGTGGCTGGGCTGGCGGTGCCGATGTCGTTCCTGAAATTCAATCGCGACGCGGAGCGCGAGGCCGATCTGCTGGGCCTGGAGTACGAGTACGCCGCGGGATACGATCCGCAATCGTTTGTGCAGTTCTTCGAAAAGCTGGACGCGCATGAAAAAGAGAAGCGCAGTTTTATCGCCAAGGCGTTCAGCACCCATCCCATGAACAACGACCGCATCAAGCGGGCGCAAAAGGAAATTGAAGCGCTGCTGCCGGCGCGCGGGCAATACGTGGTGGACACCAGCGAGTTTCAGGAAATGAAAGAGCGCCTGGCCAAGCTGGAGAACATGCGGCGTCCGGAAGAAGGCGGCGTGCCGCAGTTACGGCGTCGCGGTCCCGAATCCAATAAGAAGGATGGCGGCGGCCCGGTGCTGAGGAAACCCCCGAAGCAGTAG
- a CDS encoding XRE family transcriptional regulator: MTFRNLQTSLSMSSDAPEEFNPRRLTLIRERKGLSKSELAEAIDVDLRTIVAYESGEFCPSPETRRRLEMVLGFPASFFQGSDLERPRPDVASFRSLSRLKPMRRDMALAQGAIALYLNDWLESKFELPTADLPDLGRERSPETAAAAIRQIWGIGEMPIRNIVHLLEAQGIRVFSLAIDTREVDAFSMWRENTPFVFLNNNKSSERSRYDAAHELGHLLLHRHSSPQGREAEREADIFAGAFLMPKASVIARSPRFAVIDDLIRLKRIWNVSVAALNYRLHEVGMMSEWQYRTLSIQIAKRGYRTFEPDSAPRETSQLLPTMLSELYREGITRGALARALHLPPSELEEYMFGLTMTSIEGKGQDTSNRGKRPNLSLVKK, encoded by the coding sequence ATGACATTCCGCAATCTCCAAACATCACTGTCAATGTCAAGCGACGCGCCTGAGGAGTTTAACCCTCGCCGCTTGACTTTGATTCGCGAGCGGAAAGGGTTATCCAAAAGCGAATTAGCGGAAGCAATTGACGTTGATCTCAGGACGATTGTGGCGTACGAATCAGGCGAGTTCTGTCCCTCGCCTGAAACACGCCGTCGTCTTGAAATGGTCTTGGGCTTCCCCGCGTCATTTTTTCAAGGTAGCGACCTGGAAAGGCCGCGTCCCGATGTAGCCAGTTTCCGTTCGTTGTCCAGACTGAAGCCGATGCGCCGGGATATGGCACTCGCTCAGGGCGCGATTGCCCTATATTTGAATGATTGGCTCGAATCTAAGTTTGAACTGCCCACGGCTGACTTGCCTGATCTGGGCCGTGAGAGATCGCCGGAAACGGCAGCAGCAGCCATTCGGCAAATCTGGGGGATCGGCGAAATGCCGATCCGCAACATTGTTCATCTCTTGGAGGCCCAGGGGATTCGCGTTTTCTCGCTTGCGATTGATACGCGTGAAGTCGATGCTTTTTCTATGTGGCGAGAGAATACTCCCTTTGTTTTCTTGAACAATAACAAATCGTCGGAGCGCAGCCGCTACGACGCAGCGCACGAGCTAGGCCATTTGCTTCTGCATCGACACAGCTCTCCCCAAGGCCGGGAGGCAGAGCGGGAAGCGGACATTTTCGCTGGTGCATTTCTCATGCCCAAGGCCAGCGTTATTGCCCGTTCACCCCGATTCGCCGTAATTGATGATCTGATTCGACTGAAGAGAATCTGGAATGTATCTGTCGCTGCGCTGAACTATCGATTACACGAAGTCGGCATGATGTCAGAGTGGCAATACCGGACCCTTAGCATTCAAATCGCGAAGCGTGGGTATAGGACATTTGAGCCTGATTCAGCTCCGCGTGAAACTTCACAGTTACTACCAACAATGCTCAGCGAACTTTATCGCGAGGGAATCACACGAGGTGCTCTAGCGCGTGCTCTTCATCTCCCGCCCTCAGAGTTAGAAGAGTATATGTTTGGTTTAACGATGACCAGCATCGAAGGGAAGGGACAGGACACATCGAATCGCGGCAAGCGTCCAAATTTGTCTCTGGTTAAAAAGTAA
- a CDS encoding IS1 family transposase — protein MTFSKRLLYIVRMNCETCNIECQRFGKHRNGLQRFRCSQCHKTFTQEHHALFAPMILPEEKALLAIQLLIEGTSIRAVERITGLHRDTITRLLVLAGERCIALMDTRMRNLRCKHVQADEIWSFIGKKQRNVKVEDPDEFGDAWVFVSLDAETKLIPAYAVGRRDRETTYRFLTDLRDRMAEEHRFQITTDGFVFYRNGVEDVFAGRADFAQMIKLYGDYGQHDAAGRYSPSPMIETIIKIRDGRPDLRHISTSFVERQNLTIRMAIRRFTRLTNAFSKKLDNHKAACALHFAYYNFCRIHKSLRITPAMEAGLTDHVWTIKELLQPVDN, from the coding sequence TTGACTTTCAGCAAGCGCTTGCTGTATATTGTACGCATGAACTGCGAGACGTGCAACATCGAGTGCCAGCGTTTCGGTAAGCATCGCAATGGTTTACAGCGCTTCCGCTGTTCACAATGCCATAAAACATTCACGCAAGAGCACCACGCTCTGTTTGCTCCCATGATTCTCCCTGAAGAAAAAGCTCTGCTGGCAATTCAACTTTTGATCGAAGGAACTAGCATCCGCGCAGTCGAACGCATTACCGGGCTGCACCGGGATACGATCACCCGACTGCTGGTCCTTGCTGGCGAGCGCTGCATAGCGCTCATGGACACGCGGATGCGGAATCTGCGGTGCAAGCATGTACAGGCCGATGAAATCTGGAGCTTCATTGGGAAGAAACAGCGAAACGTGAAAGTCGAAGACCCCGATGAATTTGGCGACGCTTGGGTATTCGTCTCGCTGGATGCGGAAACAAAGCTGATTCCTGCATATGCCGTCGGACGCCGTGACCGTGAAACGACCTATAGATTCCTCACTGATCTTCGGGATCGCATGGCGGAAGAGCATCGCTTCCAAATCACGACGGACGGCTTTGTGTTCTACCGTAATGGAGTTGAAGATGTATTCGCTGGACGGGCCGATTTCGCTCAGATGATAAAGTTGTACGGCGATTACGGACAACATGATGCGGCTGGCCGCTACTCTCCCTCTCCGATGATAGAAACGATAATCAAGATACGGGATGGTCGCCCTGACCTACGCCACATAAGCACCAGCTTTGTCGAGCGCCAGAATCTCACGATCCGAATGGCAATTCGCAGGTTTACTCGACTGACAAATGCCTTCTCCAAAAAGCTAGACAATCACAAAGCCGCTTGCGCTTTGCACTTTGCGTATTACAATTTTTGCCGGATACACAAAAGCCTGCGGATCACGCCTGCAATGGAAGCGGGATTGACAGACCACGTATGGACAATCAAAGAACTGCTGCAACCCGTTGATAATTAG
- a CDS encoding type II toxin-antitoxin system antitoxin SocA domain-containing protein, protein MSLRARAVDVADYILLRLGPTSAMKLQKLVYYSQAWSLAWTDAPLFAEEIEAWSDGPVVRSLYNKHRGRYRLPRRFFDGETERLNPDQRDVIERVLKFYGPKDPQWLSNLTHIEEPWKNARVGLQAGERGHNIIPKEAMLNYYANL, encoded by the coding sequence ATGTCACTCCGCGCGCGAGCCGTGGACGTTGCGGACTATATCCTCCTTCGCTTAGGCCCAACGTCTGCAATGAAGTTACAAAAACTCGTGTATTACTCCCAGGCTTGGTCGCTGGCCTGGACGGACGCGCCTTTGTTTGCAGAGGAAATTGAAGCTTGGTCAGATGGGCCAGTCGTGCGCTCTTTGTATAACAAGCATCGCGGCCGTTATCGGCTGCCTCGCAGATTTTTTGATGGCGAGACAGAAAGGTTAAATCCAGACCAGCGAGATGTTATTGAAAGGGTTCTTAAGTTCTATGGCCCCAAAGACCCTCAGTGGCTTAGCAATTTAACGCACATCGAAGAGCCGTGGAAGAATGCGCGTGTTGGCCTGCAAGCGGGCGAGCGCGGCCACAACATCATTCCCAAAGAAGCCATGCTGAACTACTACGCCAATCTTTAA
- a CDS encoding RHS repeat-associated core domain-containing protein, with amino-acid sequence MNTYDDLGNLLSTKDPGQHTTTFGYSDRWANAACVGAANTRAYLTLTTDPLSHRTQRSYYPCTGLPASNQNENDLQAGRAGTTFAYDLMNRRLTANYPDGGQISDTYGDAIPASITQTSLIDNTSGLNLVHTKVLDDLGRVKQVQLQDPDCAGPVNVDYTYGYDPAAHNRFTTVSNPYCGITDPTYGITTTRYDALDRLFRAVPTDGSDTANNISTVYAGNVATATDQVGNKRQTVSDSLGRLITAWEPNSSGAFVNETDYVYDTLDNLTSVTQKGNAASSSWRTRSFAYDSLSRLTSATNPESGTTTYTYDADGNVLTKVAPKPNQTSSATVTATYGYDADHRLTQKSYSDTTPLVKYGYDGISPAGCTAGLTPTNPVGLRTVMCDGSGTSSWSYDPMGRAVTLQRTVNGFTRSATYQYNQDGSLNNLAGFDAGQFLYYGYNAAARPVSLRDRSNNYVSSAHYSSDGQITSALYDFCPNGLSWCGGGFAGLSITNSYNKRLQPVILSGASPSQTVFSLSYDFHLGTANNGNVYQIVNNRDNNRTQTFTFDQLNRVASASSQGPLWGNSYVYDAWGNLLQKNVTKGTSETLNVAVSAKNQIVGATYDAAGNMINDGGGHAFTYDAENRLLTAGGYTYTYDGDGERVKKTNGATGKLYWYDPQGNAPLETDLANNTANWYMFFNGRLASLGNTGLAYYFSDHLGSSSVITNGTGTIQDESDYYPFGGERVITSATGQRYKFTGKERDTESGLDMFGARYYASSLGRFMQTDPKAKSAHMLNPQSWNRYAYTLNNPLKYVDPDGMDVVLAANLSAKDRAYIVNNLARMYATPAGKAMLQRADASKFTITVGTGHLGRTDLTNAPPGTVVFGGQTKVEGGTTTYGVAQADGHKMLVAQSPDSPTAPPIQVTIDKSQAAEIGKDPATVFAHELGGHTADVLNAAESNPNQFIDSVNPKDESSSEAAEKALGKLPNQPSQQDVQAVEQIVKPLCTTDDKGKKVCSQ; translated from the coding sequence GTGAACACCTATGATGATCTGGGCAATCTCTTGTCAACCAAGGATCCGGGACAGCATACGACAACGTTTGGCTACTCGGATCGATGGGCAAATGCCGCCTGTGTGGGAGCAGCCAACACTCGCGCGTATTTAACATTGACCACTGACCCGCTCAGCCACAGGACACAACGCAGCTACTATCCTTGCACGGGGCTACCAGCAAGCAATCAGAACGAGAATGATCTCCAGGCTGGCCGGGCGGGCACAACATTTGCCTATGACCTAATGAATCGGCGCCTGACAGCTAATTACCCGGACGGTGGGCAGATAAGTGACACGTACGGCGACGCCATCCCCGCGAGTATCACGCAGACTAGTTTGATCGACAACACTTCAGGCCTCAACCTAGTGCATACCAAAGTATTAGACGACCTCGGGCGTGTGAAACAGGTCCAATTGCAAGATCCTGACTGTGCTGGCCCCGTCAATGTTGACTACACGTATGGTTACGATCCAGCCGCACACAACCGCTTCACTACGGTGTCAAACCCTTATTGCGGAATCACCGATCCAACATATGGCATCACTACAACACGTTACGACGCTCTCGACCGTCTTTTTCGAGCAGTGCCGACGGATGGCTCAGATACCGCGAATAACATTTCTACGGTATATGCGGGAAACGTGGCGACGGCCACAGACCAAGTCGGGAACAAGAGGCAAACGGTGTCAGACTCGTTGGGTCGCCTGATCACAGCTTGGGAGCCGAACTCTAGCGGCGCATTCGTAAATGAAACCGATTACGTGTATGACACCCTAGACAACCTGACCAGTGTCACCCAAAAGGGCAACGCAGCCTCTTCGAGCTGGCGCACACGCTCTTTTGCTTATGACTCGCTCTCGCGCCTGACCAGCGCCACCAACCCCGAATCAGGGACGACCACGTACACCTACGACGCCGACGGAAATGTCCTTACCAAAGTAGCCCCCAAACCAAACCAGACCAGCTCAGCCACAGTGACCGCGACATATGGCTATGACGCCGATCACCGCCTCACCCAGAAAAGCTATTCCGACACAACTCCGCTTGTGAAGTACGGCTACGACGGCATTTCGCCGGCCGGTTGCACCGCAGGCTTGACGCCTACAAACCCGGTCGGGTTGCGCACGGTCATGTGTGATGGATCGGGCACGAGTTCCTGGAGTTACGATCCCATGGGGCGGGCGGTAACCCTACAGCGCACGGTAAACGGATTCACGAGATCAGCTACCTATCAATACAATCAGGACGGGTCACTTAACAACCTCGCCGGCTTTGATGCGGGGCAGTTCCTGTACTACGGCTACAATGCCGCCGCCAGGCCGGTGTCCCTGAGGGATCGAAGCAATAATTACGTGAGTTCAGCTCACTACTCTTCAGACGGACAGATCACCAGCGCGCTCTACGATTTCTGTCCAAACGGCTTGAGTTGGTGTGGTGGCGGTTTTGCTGGCCTCAGCATAACCAACAGCTACAACAAGCGACTGCAACCGGTGATTCTCTCCGGCGCCTCGCCCAGCCAGACAGTTTTCAGTCTTAGCTACGATTTTCATCTCGGGACGGCGAACAATGGCAACGTTTATCAAATTGTGAACAATCGGGACAATAATCGCACCCAAACATTCACATTTGATCAGCTGAATCGTGTGGCCTCTGCCTCCAGCCAGGGCCCGCTCTGGGGTAATTCATACGTATATGACGCCTGGGGTAACCTGCTCCAAAAGAATGTCACCAAGGGCACTTCGGAAACCCTGAACGTGGCGGTCAGCGCCAAGAACCAGATCGTTGGGGCGACATACGACGCGGCCGGTAACATGATCAATGATGGTGGGGGGCACGCTTTTACTTACGATGCCGAGAACCGCCTGCTTACCGCTGGCGGATACACCTACACTTATGACGGCGACGGTGAACGCGTCAAAAAGACCAATGGCGCCACCGGCAAACTGTACTGGTATGACCCCCAGGGTAATGCGCCGCTGGAGACTGACCTGGCAAACAATACAGCTAACTGGTACATGTTTTTCAACGGAAGGCTGGCCAGCTTAGGTAACACCGGACTTGCTTACTACTTTTCGGATCACCTAGGCTCGTCCAGCGTGATTACAAACGGGACGGGCACCATTCAAGATGAATCCGACTACTACCCCTTCGGCGGCGAGCGGGTAATCACTAGCGCCACGGGACAACGGTACAAGTTTACCGGTAAAGAGAGAGACACGGAATCCGGCCTGGACATGTTTGGTGCCCGCTACTACGCCAGCAGCCTCGGCAGGTTCATGCAGACCGACCCTAAGGCTAAGAGCGCTCACATGCTTAACCCGCAGAGTTGGAATCGTTATGCGTACACGCTCAACAATCCGCTAAAGTACGTCGATCCCGATGGCATGGATGTTGTTTTGGCAGCGAACCTCAGCGCGAAAGACCGCGCCTACATCGTGAACAACCTTGCCCGAATGTACGCGACTCCTGCTGGCAAGGCGATGCTCCAACGAGCTGACGCAAGCAAGTTCACAATAACCGTGGGAACGGGACACCTTGGGCGCACCGATCTAACCAATGCGCCTCCTGGGACAGTGGTCTTTGGGGGGCAAACCAAAGTTGAAGGTGGAACCACTACCTACGGAGTCGCACAAGCAGACGGACACAAGATGCTTGTCGCTCAGAGTCCGGACTCGCCGACAGCGCCCCCGATACAAGTCACTATCGACAAATCTCAGGCTGCTGAGATCGGGAAAGACCCGGCAACAGTGTTTGCTCACGAGCTTGGCGGCCACACAGCTGACGTGCTGAACGCCGCCGAGAGCAATCCCAATCAGTTCATCGACAGCGTGAATCCCAAAGATGAAAGCAGCTCCGAAGCTGCCGAGAAGGCGCTCGGTAAGCTCCCGAATCAGCCCAGCCAGCAGGACGTACAAGCTGTTGAGCAGATTGTTAAACCGCTGTGCACCACAGATGACAAAGGGAAGAAAGTGTGCTCTCAATGA
- a CDS encoding HEAT repeat domain-containing protein, whose product MNHRIAILCLLGSTLNLGVCQTSVQSQVESILDSGSSRSETRDLILKISDHPVPVLLSIAQSTGESHVRRTRAINLMAAFKTEESERALAEIAEHGNARLRCSALQAFVELKSRDAIPMLIKKLDDQAVCMQTVETDPARQYDVYVSDEAVRLLEQITRQSFGEKSADGHRATKPWKEWWSKQGAAS is encoded by the coding sequence ATGAATCATCGAATCGCGATCCTGTGCTTGCTGGGTTCCACACTCAACCTTGGGGTATGCCAGACGTCTGTGCAATCTCAAGTTGAATCGATACTGGATTCTGGTTCCAGCCGCTCTGAGACTCGTGATCTGATCCTGAAGATCAGCGATCATCCCGTACCCGTGCTCTTGAGTATCGCCCAGTCGACTGGGGAGTCGCATGTGCGGCGAACACGTGCAATCAATCTCATGGCTGCGTTCAAAACCGAAGAGTCCGAACGTGCTCTTGCTGAAATAGCAGAGCATGGTAATGCTAGGCTTCGCTGCTCGGCATTGCAGGCGTTTGTGGAACTGAAATCCCGCGACGCCATCCCGATGCTCATCAAGAAGCTGGACGATCAAGCCGTTTGCATGCAGACCGTTGAAACCGATCCCGCACGACAGTACGACGTATATGTGTCGGACGAGGCGGTGCGCCTTCTAGAACAGATCACGAGGCAGTCGTTCGGTGAAAAGTCAGCCGACGGTCATCGAGCTACAAAGCCGTGGAAGGAATGGTGGTCCAAGCAGGGGGCTGCGTCGTGA
- a CDS encoding antibiotic biosynthesis monooxygenase: MGKLAIWAQLEAKPGKEKEVEEFLKSAQPLAQREAGTISWYAIKMGPGKYGIFDTFADEAGRNAHLNGEIAKALFAKAKDLFSKPPEIAKPEILASKSAR, encoded by the coding sequence ATGGGAAAACTAGCCATCTGGGCGCAGCTTGAAGCCAAGCCGGGGAAAGAAAAAGAAGTAGAAGAATTTTTGAAATCCGCGCAGCCTCTGGCGCAGCGTGAGGCGGGCACGATTAGCTGGTACGCGATCAAGATGGGGCCCGGAAAATACGGTATCTTCGACACTTTTGCCGACGAAGCTGGCCGCAATGCTCACCTCAACGGAGAGATCGCAAAAGCTCTCTTCGCTAAGGCGAAAGATCTGTTTTCCAAACCTCCGGAGATTGCTAAGCCGGAAATTCTCGCTTCAAAATCCGCTCGGTAA
- a CDS encoding PhzF family phenazine biosynthesis protein, translating to MSISYYHIDSFASELFAGNPAGVCFLPAFLTNDVMQKIAAENRHSETAFVVARADGDFDLRWFTPIVEDDLCGHATLASAYALSLRGHDSWPVRFHTVSGLLTVNRDHERFEMDFPARPAAPCEIPSGLLSALGLEKAEVMREPRDFLIVTNHARVVENLKPDIAALAKIEMAFGGVIVTAPGEDNFDYVCRFFAPREGINEDPATGSIQCTLVPYWAGRTGKQTFRVQQLSPRGARMWCTLAGDRVKIAGETKLYLQGAINI from the coding sequence ATGTCAATTTCGTATTACCACATTGATTCCTTCGCGAGCGAACTGTTTGCAGGCAATCCCGCCGGTGTATGCTTCCTTCCCGCATTTCTCACGAACGACGTAATGCAGAAAATCGCTGCCGAGAACCGTCACAGCGAAACCGCTTTTGTGGTGGCCCGCGCTGATGGCGATTTCGACCTGCGTTGGTTCACACCGATCGTGGAAGATGACCTATGCGGCCATGCCACTCTGGCTTCTGCGTACGCACTTTCGTTGCGAGGACATGACTCCTGGCCGGTGCGCTTCCATACCGTCAGTGGCTTATTGACGGTGAATCGCGATCACGAACGCTTTGAAATGGATTTTCCCGCTCGGCCGGCAGCGCCCTGCGAAATCCCAAGCGGCCTTCTCTCCGCCCTGGGTCTGGAGAAGGCAGAGGTCATGCGCGAACCTCGCGACTTTCTTATTGTCACCAACCACGCCAGAGTAGTCGAAAACCTCAAGCCCGATATAGCTGCCCTGGCCAAAATCGAGATGGCTTTTGGCGGCGTAATTGTTACCGCTCCCGGCGAGGATAATTTCGATTACGTCTGCAGGTTTTTCGCTCCCCGCGAGGGGATTAACGAAGATCCCGCCACCGGATCGATCCAGTGCACCCTCGTCCCTTACTGGGCCGGACGCACGGGCAAGCAAACATTCCGCGTGCAGCAACTCAGTCCTCGTGGCGCTCGAATGTGGTGCACGCTAGCGGGCGACCGCGTAAAGATCGCCGGCGAAACCAAGCTTTATCTACAAGGCGCCATTAACATCTGA